The DNA region CTCGTGGTGGAGCCTGAGAGCAAGGTCAGGATGGGCTGAGATGAGCCTCAACCCACCCCTCATCGGCGGTCAATGTGTGCGCAGATAGTCCAGTTGGGCGCGCACCGACTGCTCGGCGGCGGGCCAAAGGGAGCGGTCGACCTCGGCGTACACCCTTGTCACGATCTGGGCGGCGGTCTCGTCGCCGAGCCGCAGGGCTTCGCGGACCTGCTCCAAGCGACCCAGCCGATGCTCGCGATAGAACCTCAGCAGCCGCTCCGGCTCGCTGACCACCGGTCCATGACCAGGCAGGATGGCGCTCACGTCATGCTCGCGGACGGCCTGGAGCAGCACCTCGAGGGAGTCGAGGTAGGCGCCGAGGTCTCCGTCCGGGTGGGTGATCACGGTCGTGCCCCGGCCAAGCACCATGTCACCCGTGAGGAGCCAGGCGCCCCGCTCGCTGGTCACCAGCAGGGAGGTCGAATCACTGGTATGGCC from Microlunatus phosphovorus NM-1 includes:
- a CDS encoding MBL fold metallo-hydrolase translates to MSDVAPDIRLRLAPNPGPMTLEGTNTWILGRPGGPSVVVDPGPPDETHLRAVQAEAGEVVVTVLTHRHVDHSEGLPRFAELTGAGARAADPAYVIPTGDHDGRLRDGDLIEGTDLTIRALATPGHTSDSTSLLVTSERGAWLLTGDMVLGRGTTVITHPDGDLGAYLDSLEVLLQAVREHDVSAILPGHGPVVSEPERLLRFYREHRLGRLEQVREALRLGDETAAQIVTRVYAEVDRSLWPAAEQSVRAQLDYLRTH